A window of Polaribacter litorisediminis contains these coding sequences:
- a CDS encoding glycosyltransferase family 4 protein yields MKIGRVYANFQEDFYYTEHYLAKELYKENHETVFITSDKYLASWKKYLKTQDPAGFKVREFYSVHRLKAWNPNEKVIYKNPLKLWKLLFNNDFNILHLNAVGSFSTITILWMVLLKGKKAPKVFINDHTDTRTHSKEGRFANLYYLFFKINLLFLKNKIKKVITFSEIGPKILSKRFGLPTTIFSIIPLGYDQDNYFYDENIKNSEDKMVIGYAGKIEPSKRIDFLIKELDKLEIRENIKLIIAGIREDDYCDNLKEIAANSSFEIEFMPFLTTKELNNFYNYIDIAIFPGGISITTIETSACGTPVIIYESISNLEERVDNGRGELFKTDFELKECVHSYYELYKINSIANFSISEYTIQNYSWNLIKNKYLKIFKKYYNERKS; encoded by the coding sequence ATGAAAATAGGAAGAGTTTATGCTAATTTTCAGGAAGATTTTTATTACACAGAGCATTATCTAGCAAAAGAACTGTATAAAGAAAATCATGAGACTGTATTTATTACGTCCGACAAATATCTAGCATCTTGGAAAAAATATTTAAAAACACAAGATCCTGCTGGGTTTAAAGTTCGTGAATTTTATTCAGTACATAGATTAAAAGCATGGAATCCAAATGAAAAAGTTATTTATAAAAACCCGTTAAAACTTTGGAAATTACTTTTTAATAATGATTTTAATATATTGCATTTAAATGCTGTAGGGAGTTTTAGTACCATAACAATTCTCTGGATGGTTTTATTAAAAGGCAAAAAGGCACCCAAAGTATTCATCAATGACCATACAGATACAAGAACACATTCGAAAGAAGGTAGATTTGCAAACCTCTACTATTTATTTTTTAAAATAAATCTTTTATTCTTAAAAAATAAAATCAAGAAAGTAATTACTTTTTCAGAAATAGGTCCCAAAATTCTTTCTAAAAGATTTGGGCTTCCTACTACAATTTTTAGTATTATTCCCCTTGGTTATGATCAAGACAACTATTTTTATGATGAGAATATAAAAAATAGTGAGGACAAAATGGTCATTGGTTATGCAGGGAAAATAGAACCCTCTAAAAGAATTGATTTTCTAATAAAAGAACTTGATAAACTAGAAATAAGAGAAAATATAAAATTAATTATTGCGGGTATTAGGGAGGATGATTATTGTGATAATTTAAAGGAGATTGCAGCTAATTCATCTTTTGAAATAGAATTTATGCCATTTCTTACGACCAAAGAATTAAATAATTTTTATAATTATATAGATATTGCAATATTCCCAGGAGGAATATCCATTACAACAATTGAAACCTCCGCTTGTGGCACACCAGTAATTATTTATGAATCTATTTCTAACCTAGAAGAGCGGGTTGATAACGGAAGAGGTGAATTATTTAAAACAGATTTTGAATTAAAAGAATGTGTTCATAGCTATTACGAATTGTATAAAATTAATTCGATTGCAAATTTTTCTATTTCTGAATATACAATTCAAAATTATTCATGGAATTTAATCAAAAATAAATATTTAAAAATTTTTAAGAAGTACTATAATGAAAGAAAAAGTTAA
- a CDS encoding acyltransferase, with protein MYPKIFKSKVVDVNFGSNVKYVEPVNLYGCTIGDDVFIGPFVEIQKSVTIGSRTKVQSHTFICELVTIGNDTFVGHGVMFINDLFSNGGPAGGDQTQWKKTRIGNRVSIGSNATVLPVNICDNVVIGAGAVVTKDISIPGTYAGNPAKKIK; from the coding sequence ATGTATCCTAAAATTTTTAAAAGTAAAGTTGTAGATGTTAATTTTGGGTCTAATGTAAAGTATGTAGAGCCAGTTAATTTATATGGTTGTACTATAGGCGATGATGTTTTTATTGGCCCTTTTGTAGAAATTCAAAAAAGTGTAACTATAGGAAGCAGAACAAAAGTTCAATCTCATACTTTTATTTGCGAATTAGTAACTATTGGTAACGATACGTTCGTGGGTCATGGAGTTATGTTCATCAACGATTTGTTTTCTAACGGTGGGCCAGCAGGAGGAGACCAAACCCAATGGAAAAAAACACGTATTGGTAACAGAGTAAGCATTGGAAGTAATGCCACAGTTTTGCCAGTTAACATTTGTGATAATGTTGTTATTGGAGCTGGAGCTGTGGTAACAAAAGACATTTCGATACCCGGAACATATGCGGGTAATCCTGCAAAAAAAATAAAATAA
- a CDS encoding glycosyltransferase, giving the protein MKILQINTTINSGSTGRITEDIGCVLLDNGHESFIAFGRGNQESKSTKIKIGTQKDVNRHGVLTLLTDRHGFGSKKSTKELLKEIDKLSPDVIGLHNIHGYYLNIKILFNYITQKNIPVIWTLHDCWSFTGHCTYFDSVGCEKWKTQCEKCPKTKMYPKSIGLDNSFKNFNDKKRIFNKIENLQIVTPSHWLKDLVKQSFLRHPAMCIHNGIDLDQFSPATNTDYLRGKLRLQNKKIVLGVASIWDARKGLSDFVKLAGELSDAYQILLIGLTQKQIEVLPKNMMGIMRTESVAELATYYSLASVFVNPTYQDNFPTTNIEALACGTPVITYNTGGSPEAIDLHTGEIISKGDTSSLKAAVTDWCTKKNRNHTREKCRERAVQLFNKDDRYSDYLHLYEQMIKNK; this is encoded by the coding sequence TTGAAAATCCTTCAAATAAATACCACTATTAATTCTGGCAGTACAGGTAGAATTACAGAAGACATAGGGTGTGTACTTTTAGACAATGGACACGAAAGCTTCATCGCTTTTGGAAGAGGGAACCAAGAAAGTAAATCAACTAAAATAAAAATAGGAACCCAAAAAGATGTAAATCGGCATGGAGTTTTAACGCTACTGACAGACCGACATGGTTTTGGTTCTAAAAAATCGACTAAAGAATTATTAAAAGAAATTGACAAATTAAGTCCAGACGTTATTGGTCTGCACAACATTCATGGATACTATTTGAATATTAAAATTCTATTTAATTACATAACGCAGAAAAATATTCCAGTTATTTGGACGCTGCACGATTGTTGGTCATTTACAGGACATTGCACGTATTTTGATTCCGTGGGATGTGAAAAATGGAAAACACAATGTGAAAAATGCCCCAAAACTAAAATGTACCCTAAATCAATTGGTTTGGATAATTCTTTTAAGAATTTTAACGATAAAAAGCGTATTTTTAACAAAATTGAAAATTTACAAATTGTAACACCATCTCATTGGCTAAAAGATTTGGTGAAACAATCTTTTTTGAGACATCCAGCAATGTGCATTCACAATGGTATTGACTTAGACCAATTCAGTCCTGCAACTAATACGGACTATTTAAGAGGAAAATTGAGGTTACAAAACAAAAAAATTGTGTTGGGTGTTGCCAGCATTTGGGATGCAAGAAAAGGACTCTCAGATTTTGTAAAACTTGCAGGCGAGCTATCTGATGCGTATCAAATATTGTTGATTGGTTTAACCCAAAAACAAATAGAAGTTTTGCCTAAAAATATGATGGGCATCATGAGAACAGAAAGTGTAGCCGAATTAGCTACTTATTATAGCTTGGCAAGTGTTTTTGTAAATCCAACCTATCAGGATAATTTCCCTACCACCAACATTGAAGCATTAGCCTGCGGAACTCCCGTAATTACTTACAATACCGGAGGAAGTCCAGAAGCAATTGATCTACACACAGGTGAAATAATATCAAAAGGCGATACAAGTTCACTGAAAGCAGCCGTCACAGATTGGTGTACCAAAAAAAATCGAAATCATACACGAGAAAAATGTAGAGAAAGAGCAGTGCAATTATTCAATAAAGATGATCGTTATTCAGATTACCTTCATCTTTATGAACAAATGATTAAAAATAAATAA
- a CDS encoding Gfo/Idh/MocA family protein: MKEKVKFAIVGCGRIAQRHAEHISNFGILTAVCDIEYEKAEKLGNQYSAKSYNSIEELLKNETDTDVVSICSPNGLHAEHTIKALDSGYHVLCEKPMAINVHDCGRMIQAAERNNRRLFAIKQNRFNPPVAAVKKAIDEGRFGKIYSVQLNCFWNRNEDYYENSWKGTKDIDGGTLYTQFSHFIDLLYWLIGDVKKANAFISNYHHQGIIEFEDTGVVSLEFYNGAIGGINYTVNSYGGNMEGSLTIFGEKGTVKIGGQYLNELEYQNIENFKFENLPKGNTANNYGHYQGSMSNHDEVYKNVVDVLSNGGSIITNSFEGLKTVEIIDKIYQAAKNN; the protein is encoded by the coding sequence ATGAAAGAAAAAGTTAAATTTGCAATTGTCGGTTGTGGCAGAATTGCCCAGAGGCATGCGGAACACATTTCCAATTTTGGGATATTAACAGCAGTATGTGATATTGAGTATGAAAAAGCTGAAAAATTAGGAAATCAATATAGTGCCAAAAGCTACAATTCTATAGAAGAATTGCTCAAAAATGAAACGGATACAGACGTTGTATCTATTTGTTCTCCTAATGGTTTACATGCAGAACATACCATTAAAGCTTTAGATTCAGGTTACCATGTATTATGTGAAAAACCTATGGCAATAAATGTTCATGACTGTGGTAGAATGATACAAGCTGCGGAACGAAATAATAGGAGATTGTTTGCTATAAAACAAAATCGTTTTAACCCACCTGTAGCTGCAGTAAAGAAAGCTATAGACGAAGGACGTTTTGGTAAAATATATAGTGTTCAATTAAACTGTTTCTGGAATAGAAACGAAGACTACTACGAAAATTCATGGAAAGGAACAAAAGATATAGATGGGGGGACGCTATATACTCAATTTAGTCATTTTATAGATCTTCTTTATTGGCTAATAGGAGACGTTAAAAAAGCAAATGCGTTTATAAGCAATTACCATCACCAAGGAATTATAGAATTTGAAGACACAGGAGTTGTGTCTTTAGAGTTTTATAATGGAGCAATTGGCGGTATTAATTATACGGTAAATAGTTATGGTGGTAATATGGAAGGTTCTCTTACTATTTTTGGAGAAAAAGGAACGGTAAAAATTGGCGGTCAATATCTAAATGAACTTGAATATCAAAATATAGAAAACTTTAAATTTGAAAATCTTCCAAAAGGAAATACAGCTAATAATTATGGCCATTATCAGGGTTCTATGTCCAATCACGATGAGGTTTACAAGAATGTTGTAGATGTTTTGAGTAATGGAGGTTCCATTATAACAAATTCTTTTGAAGGATTAAAGACGGTTGAAATTATAGATAAAATTTACCAAGCAGCTAAAAATAATTAG
- a CDS encoding 3-oxoacyl-ACP synthase III family protein has protein sequence MPNISFENIGISGMAAAVPKNTIDNYAYTEFFPAEDVKDIVDKVGIKERRFAPTGMCSSDLCFAAAEQLINDLQIEKQEIDLLIFVSQTPDYRMPATAITLQHRLGLGKHVAAFDISLGCSAFVYGLSVVYGLMQSGGFRKALLLDGETRSRVYSPKDRKTAFLFGDGGVAAIIEQNKKFGKSYFSLNSDGALADLIKIDAGGYRNPSSAETLTEKVVDEYGNKRTDEQGYMNGADVFNFVLKEIPKNFKSVLAFSGNTNESIDFNIFHQANKYMNSYLAKKLKLDSTKVPSCIAQFGNTSSVSIPLTIVSQLQNELKGPKKLMLCGFGVGMSWATAQIQLEDCVISNVVEL, from the coding sequence ATGCCAAATATTTCTTTTGAAAACATAGGTATTTCGGGTATGGCAGCCGCTGTACCCAAAAATACGATTGACAATTATGCCTATACCGAATTTTTCCCCGCAGAAGATGTAAAGGATATTGTAGATAAGGTCGGGATTAAAGAACGTAGGTTTGCGCCAACAGGTATGTGTTCTTCAGATTTATGTTTTGCAGCTGCAGAGCAACTGATCAATGATTTACAAATTGAGAAGCAGGAGATTGATCTGCTTATTTTTGTTTCTCAAACACCTGATTACCGAATGCCAGCCACTGCGATTACCTTACAACATCGCTTAGGCTTAGGCAAACATGTCGCCGCTTTTGATATCAGTTTAGGGTGCTCTGCTTTTGTATATGGTTTATCAGTTGTCTATGGTTTAATGCAGTCAGGAGGCTTTAGAAAAGCACTTTTATTAGACGGCGAAACACGTTCAAGAGTATATTCTCCTAAAGATAGAAAAACCGCCTTTCTTTTTGGTGATGGAGGCGTGGCAGCCATCATAGAACAAAATAAAAAATTTGGAAAAAGTTATTTTTCTTTAAACTCTGATGGGGCCTTGGCGGATTTAATAAAAATTGATGCAGGGGGCTATCGAAACCCATCATCGGCAGAGACATTAACGGAAAAAGTGGTGGATGAATACGGTAATAAAAGGACAGACGAGCAAGGCTATATGAATGGTGCAGATGTCTTCAATTTTGTGTTAAAAGAAATTCCGAAAAATTTCAAGTCGGTTTTAGCGTTTTCAGGCAATACCAATGAGTCTATTGATTTTAACATATTTCATCAGGCGAATAAATATATGAATTCTTACTTGGCAAAAAAATTAAAATTGGATAGCACTAAAGTACCTTCGTGCATTGCGCAGTTTGGGAATACTTCATCGGTTTCCATTCCTTTAACAATTGTGAGTCAGCTGCAAAATGAATTGAAAGGACCTAAAAAATTAATGTTGTGTGGTTTTGGAGTGGGGATGTCTTGGGCAACAGCACAAATACAATTAGAAGATTGTGTAATTAGTAATGTAGTAGAACTATAA
- a CDS encoding polysaccharide (de)acetylase, with amino-acid sequence MMGYKNKLRQHLKNSIGKSVQKKYLVIESDDWGSIRMPSLKAYEKLKSKGVNLGADKRTTYNLTDTLATADDLEMLFNILNKHKDYLGNPAIFTAVSVVTNPDFERIEATNFNEYHYELFTETLKKYQRASALHLWKQGINEKVFYPEFHAREHLNVQVWLRMLRKGDQDTLLGFQEKCWGFTTNTPFNINYQAAFDIETKDDLPFQKESILDGLSLFEKIHGYKAQFFVPPNGFFNNDLEETTAKAGIKYIGASKMQQEPQGNGLFKKHIHWLGQKNKYNQVYLTRNAFFEPSVPNQDWVVTCLDDIHHAFLWKKPAVICSHRINYIGALNVENRKIGLEKLDILLTEVLKRWPDVEFITSSELGNKLNT; translated from the coding sequence ATGATGGGGTATAAAAATAAACTTCGACAGCATTTAAAGAATAGTATTGGCAAGTCTGTTCAAAAAAAATACTTGGTTATCGAATCTGATGATTGGGGATCTATACGAATGCCTTCTTTAAAAGCCTATGAAAAACTGAAATCAAAAGGGGTAAATTTAGGTGCTGACAAACGAACTACTTATAACTTAACGGACACGTTAGCAACTGCTGATGATTTAGAAATGTTGTTTAATATTTTAAACAAACATAAAGATTATTTAGGAAATCCAGCTATTTTTACAGCGGTATCAGTAGTTACTAATCCTGATTTTGAAAGAATAGAAGCCACTAATTTTAACGAATATCATTATGAACTCTTTACAGAAACTTTAAAGAAGTACCAAAGAGCATCTGCTCTGCATCTTTGGAAACAAGGCATAAATGAAAAAGTATTTTATCCGGAGTTTCATGCACGGGAGCATTTAAATGTTCAAGTTTGGTTAAGAATGCTCCGTAAAGGAGATCAAGATACACTCTTAGGTTTTCAAGAAAAATGTTGGGGATTTACAACGAACACTCCTTTTAATATTAATTATCAAGCAGCATTTGATATAGAAACGAAAGATGATTTACCTTTTCAAAAGGAGAGTATATTGGACGGTTTAAGTCTTTTTGAAAAGATTCATGGATACAAAGCGCAATTCTTTGTGCCACCTAATGGGTTTTTTAACAATGATTTAGAAGAAACAACAGCCAAGGCAGGTATTAAGTATATCGGAGCTTCAAAAATGCAACAAGAGCCCCAAGGAAATGGCCTCTTTAAAAAGCATATCCATTGGTTAGGGCAAAAAAACAAATACAACCAAGTTTATTTAACAAGAAATGCATTTTTTGAACCTAGTGTACCGAATCAAGATTGGGTAGTTACTTGTTTAGATGATATTCATCATGCATTTTTATGGAAAAAACCAGCAGTAATATGCAGTCATAGAATCAATTACATAGGGGCATTGAATGTTGAAAACAGAAAGATAGGTCTAGAAAAATTAGATATACTGCTAACAGAGGTGCTTAAACGGTGGCCAGATGTGGAATTTATTACTTCGTCTGAACTTGGAAATAAGTTAAATACATAA
- a CDS encoding glycosyltransferase family 4 protein — translation MHKKKQIVFVNQSSGYLMIDILEAFDDIYEERILITGYLNPREKNLGQKVILKKMIPYDRSSSFKRLMTWSMGFLKAVWLIKTRYRDADLFLVTNPPFTTFIPLLCSNKYKLLIYDIYPDALVEFSYFKKESKVTKVWEKVNRKVFKKAQKVYTLTEGMKSRILNYTSEENIKVVPIWTENEFLKPIEKSVNPFIIERKLEDKFIVMYSGNLGKSHPVEIMVELAKLCKNPKIHFMIIGGGDKYNLLDQKITDANLSNITLQTWMPTQEIPQSMNAADIGVVTLGKEATDISIPSKTFNLFSVAKPILAICNKEAALADLIKRNKCGESFPPDEIQNILDFINRLHSEKELHKYYASNSLKTSLLFTKENAKSFL, via the coding sequence ATGCACAAAAAAAAGCAAATTGTTTTTGTAAATCAGTCTTCAGGTTATTTAATGATTGATATTCTAGAAGCTTTTGATGACATATATGAGGAACGAATTTTAATCACTGGATACCTAAATCCAAGGGAAAAAAACTTGGGTCAAAAGGTAATCCTGAAAAAAATGATACCCTATGATAGATCATCTTCTTTTAAAAGATTGATGACCTGGAGTATGGGCTTTTTAAAGGCAGTTTGGCTCATTAAAACAAGGTATAGAGATGCGGATCTTTTTTTAGTAACCAATCCTCCATTTACTACTTTTATTCCTTTGTTATGTTCTAATAAATACAAACTTTTAATCTACGATATCTACCCAGATGCATTGGTGGAATTTAGTTACTTTAAAAAAGAATCTAAGGTTACAAAAGTTTGGGAGAAGGTAAACAGAAAAGTATTTAAAAAAGCGCAAAAAGTATATACTTTAACGGAAGGAATGAAAAGTAGAATTTTAAACTATACGAGTGAAGAAAATATAAAAGTGGTTCCAATATGGACAGAAAATGAATTTTTAAAGCCAATTGAAAAATCAGTGAATCCCTTTATTATCGAAAGAAAATTGGAGGATAAGTTCATTGTAATGTATTCAGGAAATTTAGGGAAATCACACCCCGTAGAAATCATGGTGGAGTTAGCAAAGTTATGTAAAAACCCTAAAATACATTTTATGATCATCGGTGGTGGTGATAAGTATAATCTATTAGATCAGAAAATAACCGATGCGAATCTTTCAAATATTACACTACAAACATGGATGCCTACGCAAGAAATTCCTCAATCAATGAATGCTGCGGATATAGGTGTCGTTACTTTAGGAAAAGAAGCAACAGACATAAGTATTCCGAGTAAGACTTTTAATTTGTTTTCTGTAGCCAAACCCATTTTGGCAATTTGCAACAAAGAAGCTGCTTTGGCAGATTTAATAAAAAGAAATAAGTGCGGAGAATCATTTCCTCCTGATGAAATTCAGAATATATTAGATTTTATAAATAGATTGCATTCAGAAAAAGAATTACATAAGTACTATGCTAGTAATTCATTAAAAACTTCTTTACTATTTACAAAAGAAAATGCGAAGTCTTTTCTATAA
- the gmd gene encoding GDP-mannose 4,6-dehydratase produces MMKTALITGITGQDGAYLAELLLGKGYMVHGIKRRSSLFNTDRIDHLYQDPHQKDIRLKLHFGDLTDSMNLTRIIQETQPDEIYNLAAMSHVQVSFEIPEYTANADGIGTLRILEAVRLLGMTEKTKVYQASTSELYGLVQAVPQSETTPFYPRSPYAVAKIYAYWITVNYREAYNMFACNGILFNHESPLRGETFVTRKITRAVAKIALGLQNDLYMGNLDAKRDWGHAKDYVEAMWRILQQDNAEDYVIATGITTKVRDFIKLAFDEVGFKIKFVGEGIYEIGVLESIDLAKYEKAMGTSFNSEKIVFPEINTEIVKVDPKYFRPTEVDLLIGDPTKSKTKLGWQPKYDLPMLVEEMVAADVKLFQKDIHLIQGGHKTLTQAE; encoded by the coding sequence TTGATGAAAACTGCATTAATAACAGGAATTACGGGACAAGATGGTGCTTATTTGGCCGAGCTATTGCTTGGAAAAGGATATATGGTACACGGTATTAAACGACGATCCTCTCTATTCAATACGGATAGAATAGATCATTTATACCAAGATCCACACCAAAAAGACATTCGATTAAAGCTACATTTTGGGGACTTGACAGATTCAATGAATCTTACCAGGATTATTCAAGAAACACAACCGGATGAGATCTACAACCTTGCCGCCATGTCTCATGTTCAAGTAAGTTTCGAAATTCCTGAATATACAGCGAATGCCGACGGTATCGGCACGTTAAGAATTCTGGAAGCTGTGCGATTGTTAGGAATGACAGAGAAAACGAAAGTATATCAAGCTTCTACTTCGGAGTTATATGGATTAGTACAAGCGGTTCCTCAATCAGAAACAACGCCATTTTATCCACGATCTCCGTATGCTGTAGCTAAAATTTATGCTTATTGGATTACGGTAAATTATAGAGAAGCCTATAATATGTTTGCTTGTAACGGAATTTTGTTCAATCACGAATCTCCTTTAAGAGGAGAGACTTTTGTAACTCGAAAAATTACAAGAGCTGTTGCTAAAATTGCCTTAGGTTTACAGAATGATTTGTACATGGGGAATCTGGATGCGAAGCGTGATTGGGGACACGCAAAAGATTATGTGGAGGCCATGTGGCGAATTTTGCAACAAGACAATGCAGAAGATTATGTCATTGCTACAGGAATTACAACGAAAGTGCGTGATTTTATTAAATTGGCATTTGATGAAGTTGGCTTTAAAATAAAATTTGTTGGCGAAGGTATTTATGAAATAGGAGTTCTTGAGTCTATTGACTTGGCCAAATACGAAAAAGCAATGGGGACTAGTTTTAATTCTGAAAAAATAGTGTTTCCTGAAATAAATACTGAAATTGTAAAAGTTGATCCAAAATATTTTCGTCCAACAGAAGTAGATTTATTAATTGGAGATCCAACAAAATCTAAAACAAAATTAGGATGGCAACCTAAATATGATTTACCAATGTTAGTAGAAGAAATGGTGGCTGCAGATGTGAAATTATTTCAAAAAGATATTCATTTGATTCAAGGGGGGCATAAAACTTTAACACAAGCAGAGTAG
- a CDS encoding GDP-L-fucose synthase family protein yields MFKEKNKKIYIAGHRGMVGGAIWNALVQKGYTNLIGKTSVELDLKSQKAVQLFFETEKPDIVVDAAARVGGILANNNFPYTFLMENMQIQNNLIQTSLEYGVSKFVFLGSSCIYPKSAPQPLQEDCLLTSPLEPTNQWYAIAKISGVKACEAIRKQFGKDFVSLMPTNLYGPNDNFDLQTSHVLPAMMRKFHEAKVKGNEPVTLWGSGAPMREFLHVYDMAAAVVYALENSLGEHLYNVGTGVDLTIKELAEKIQVAVGHKGKIIWDYTKPDGTPRKLMDVSKMKNKGWSATITLEDGIEATYQWFLKNEKTLKEVKI; encoded by the coding sequence ATGTTTAAAGAAAAAAATAAAAAAATATACATTGCTGGTCACAGAGGAATGGTAGGAGGTGCAATTTGGAATGCTTTAGTGCAAAAAGGGTATACAAATTTAATAGGTAAAACTAGCGTCGAATTAGACCTTAAGAGTCAAAAAGCAGTCCAACTATTTTTTGAGACAGAAAAACCAGATATCGTTGTAGATGCAGCAGCTCGTGTTGGGGGAATTTTGGCAAATAACAATTTTCCTTATACTTTTTTGATGGAAAATATGCAAATTCAAAATAACTTGATTCAAACGTCCTTGGAATATGGCGTGTCGAAGTTTGTTTTCTTAGGAAGCTCTTGCATTTACCCTAAGTCAGCACCACAGCCTCTGCAAGAAGATTGTTTGCTTACATCGCCTTTAGAGCCTACGAATCAGTGGTATGCCATTGCAAAGATTTCAGGTGTAAAAGCTTGTGAAGCTATCAGAAAACAATTTGGTAAAGATTTTGTAAGTTTAATGCCTACAAATTTATATGGTCCCAATGATAATTTTGATTTACAAACTTCTCATGTTTTACCTGCCATGATGCGGAAATTTCATGAGGCCAAAGTAAAAGGGAATGAACCTGTAACACTTTGGGGTTCTGGTGCGCCCATGAGAGAATTTTTACATGTGTATGATATGGCAGCCGCTGTAGTGTATGCCTTAGAAAACTCTTTAGGCGAACATCTATATAATGTAGGAACTGGTGTTGATTTAACGATAAAAGAATTAGCAGAAAAGATTCAAGTAGCGGTGGGGCATAAAGGTAAAATTATTTGGGACTATACAAAACCAGATGGAACCCCAAGAAAATTAATGGATGTGTCTAAAATGAAAAATAAAGGATGGAGCGCTACCATTACATTAGAAGATGGTATTGAAGCTACCTATCAGTGGTTCTTAAAAAACGAAAAAACTTTGAAAGAAGTAAAAATATAA
- a CDS encoding DegT/DnrJ/EryC1/StrS family aminotransferase, which yields MKISFVDLKAQYQTIKPQIDLAIQQVIEETSFIGGSRVKSFEDSFAKAYGVKHCISTANGTDSLYIVLKMLGIGIGDEVITVANSWISSSEVISQTGAKPVFVDIDPVYYTIDENLLESKITVNTKCIIPVHLYGQMCNMDKISEIAKKFNIPILEDCAQSHFSEYKGIRAGLVGLAGSFSFYPGKNLGAYGDAGCLITNDDNLALKCRMFARHGALKKHEHDIEGINSRLDGIQAAILSVKLPHILEWTKQRNRVADLYSKLLSGIDEIAIPKRRPNTLHSFHLYVIRCDNRNELQEFLLKNGVQTAVHYPIALPNMNAYKYLGYSKNDFPVASNYQDRILSLPIYPELSDDQVVYIAELIKKYYEI from the coding sequence ATGAAAATATCCTTTGTAGACTTAAAAGCGCAATATCAAACGATAAAACCACAAATCGACTTAGCGATACAACAGGTAATTGAGGAAACTTCATTCATTGGAGGATCTAGAGTTAAAAGTTTTGAAGATTCCTTTGCGAAAGCTTATGGAGTTAAACATTGTATTTCAACAGCTAATGGTACAGATTCTCTTTATATTGTTCTTAAAATGTTAGGGATTGGAATCGGGGATGAAGTTATCACTGTAGCTAATTCCTGGATTTCATCTTCTGAAGTAATTTCCCAAACTGGAGCAAAACCTGTTTTTGTTGATATTGATCCTGTATATTATACGATTGATGAAAATTTGTTAGAATCAAAAATTACTGTTAATACAAAATGTATCATACCTGTTCATTTATATGGTCAGATGTGTAATATGGATAAAATTAGTGAAATTGCAAAAAAATTCAATATTCCTATTCTTGAAGATTGTGCACAATCACATTTTAGTGAATATAAAGGAATTAGAGCTGGATTAGTCGGTTTAGCTGGTTCTTTTAGTTTTTATCCAGGCAAAAATTTGGGTGCTTATGGAGATGCAGGCTGTTTAATTACTAATGATGATAATTTAGCATTAAAATGTAGAATGTTTGCTAGACATGGTGCTTTAAAAAAGCATGAACACGATATTGAAGGGATAAATAGTAGATTAGACGGAATACAAGCGGCTATTTTATCGGTTAAATTACCTCATATCTTAGAATGGACTAAACAAAGAAATCGAGTAGCCGATTTATATTCTAAATTGCTATCAGGAATAGATGAAATTGCAATACCTAAAAGAAGACCAAACACTTTGCATTCATTTCATCTTTATGTTATTAGATGTGATAATCGAAATGAATTACAAGAATTCTTACTTAAAAATGGAGTTCAAACCGCTGTACACTACCCGATTGCCTTACCAAATATGAATGCATATAAATATTTAGGGTATTCTAAGAATGATTTTCCAGTAGCAAGTAACTATCAAGATAGAATTTTAAGCCTTCCTATTTATCCTGAATTATCTGATGATCAAGTTGTTTACATTGCTGAGTTGATAAAGAAATATTATGAAATTTAA
- a CDS encoding acyl carrier protein: METKFIDMITEVLEIEDRTIEMQDVFRAYDEWDSLAHLSLIAEIDDVYDVVIEDETFQQLTTLQALYTEIQKRTKD, from the coding sequence ATGGAAACAAAATTTATAGATATGATTACAGAAGTCCTAGAAATAGAGGACAGAACAATTGAAATGCAGGATGTTTTTAGAGCATATGATGAATGGGATTCACTAGCGCATTTATCTTTAATTGCAGAAATTGACGATGTGTATGATGTGGTGATAGAAGATGAGACTTTTCAACAGCTCACCACCTTGCAGGCTTTATATACAGAAATTCAAAAAAGAACCAAAGATTAA